The proteins below are encoded in one region of Apostichopus japonicus isolate 1M-3 chromosome 22, ASM3797524v1, whole genome shotgun sequence:
- the LOC139963402 gene encoding uncharacterized protein isoform X3, with product MLVQTGDKILFTSHGYAAVAKNVANLRKRAGITEVCLDLKLPIRSEDDIISQFERVISENEGIKVALIDHITCPSAILMPLKSLIDLCHRNGILVIVDGAHAPGHIPLNLEELSADFYTGNIHKWLFSPRGCALFWVHPNHHDSVSPLVVSRNHERKTLVERFIPDATRDSSAYLVVPDALRFHKSLGGLDVILRRNRDSLRGVAKLLAESWNSEVYPLADHLRAPNMALVAMPSIFQELFEPSDANCTKMMEWLHGKNVFVCFSSVSGKIWARLSMQVWNCFEDYLKVRDAVHEMKEEVPYIIEEGKFSFELKQSKL from the exons ACAGGGGATAAAATACTGTTCACTTCACATGGCTACGCTGCAGTTGCAAAGAACGTGGCAAACCTTCGTAAAAGAGCTG GTATAACGGAAGTGTGCCTCGATTTGAAATTACCGATCCGTTCTGAAGACGATATTATTTCGCAATTTGAGAGAGTGATCAGCGAGAATGAGGGTATCAAGGTGGCGTTAATCGATCATATAACCTGTCCATCGGCTATACTGATGCCTCTGAAATCACTTATAGACTTGTGTCATAGAAATGGCATTCTAGTTATTGTAGATGGTGCCCATGCCCCTGGGCATATACCTTTGAATTTAGAAGAACTCAGTGCGGACTTTTATACAG GTAATATTCATAAATGGCTGTTTTCACCACGTGGTTGCGCGTTATTTTGGGTTCATCCAAACCACCACGACAGCGTCAGCCCATTAGTGGTTTCGCGGAACCATGAAAGGAAGACTTTGGTAGAGAGATTTATACCAGACGCCACCAGAGACAGCTCTGCTTACCTTGTAGTTCCGGATGCCTTGAGATTCCATAAGTCTCTTGGAGGCCTT GACGTAATACTAAGACGGAATCGTGATTCTCTGAGAGGTGTTGCTAAACTTTTAGCCGAGTCATGGAACAGCGAGGTGTACCCACTGGCGGACCATCTCAGAGCCCCTAATATGGCTCTCGTGGCAATGCCCTCGATTTTCCAGGAATTATTCGAACCGAGCGATGCAAACTGTACGAAGATGATGGAATGGCTACACGGGAAGAACGTCTTCGTTTGCTTCTCGTCTGTCAGTGGTAAAATCTGGGCCAGACTCTCGATGCAAGTTTGGAATTGTTTTGAAGACTATTTGAAGGTTAGGGACGCAGTCCACGAGATGAAGGAGGAAGTGCCTTATATCATAGAGGAGGGAAAGTTTTCATTTGAgttaaaacaaagtaaattaTAA
- the LOC139963400 gene encoding angiotensin-converting enzyme 2-like yields MADVRVLVSLWFLACISYAGCENPIQKQGSLEEVEAFLAEYEKKAQDVYSASALASWEYNTNITDYNSQKSIEASGRSAAFTQEAAQNASQFDGEYPDEIQRQLDDISYVGTAALGDPDKINEFNQVRADMMEIYSQSKVCRSDAPTDCYNLDPGLDNIMASSDDYDELVWAWQGWRDEVGVANNDLYIRYVELSNEVAVANGFPDKGAMWRDNYEMGDDIIDVAYDIYNTILPLYKQLHTYVRRKLHKVHGENIDLKGRLPANVLGDMWGRFWGNIYRNVVPYPDRPNIDVTDAMVDQNYTAEEMFRLADSFFTSMDLIAAPQEFWDESMIVRPDDRDVVCHATAWDFSNRKDFRIKMCTDVTMDDLLTIHHEMGHIQYYLQYVDQPISFRSGANIAFHEAVGEVMTLSVATPDHLQKIGLLEQGVNDPETEINFLLKMSLSTIGTLPFSLALEQWRWDVFSGEVNSANWMKRWWDLKHELVGVKAPVDRTEDDFDPGAMFHIVGDYSFMRYYMRTIIQFQFHKAMCDAKNHDGPLHTCDIYNSPEAGDKLGSMLQLGSSQPWPDAMEQITGQRDIKADAIMEYFSPLNTWLQEQNKLMDEQIGWEEAPGAATRTVFYIITLITMATVALILL; encoded by the exons ATGGCAGACGTACGAGTATTAGTTTCATTGTGGTTTCTCGCCTGCATTTCATATGCAGGCTGTGAAAATCCCATCCAAAAACAGGGATCACTCGAAGAGGTCGAGGCATTTCTAGCAGAATACGAAAAGAAGGCACAAGATGTTTATTCGGCATCTGCCCTCGCGAGTTGGGAATATAATACCAACATCACAGACTACAACTCGCAGAAATCG ATTGAAGCTAGCGGTCGGTCTGCAGCTTTCACTCAAGAGGCAGCTCAGAATGCAAGTCAATTTGATGGCGAATATCCAGACGAGATACAGAGGCAGTTAGACGATATTTCGTATGTTGGAACTGCAGCTTTGGGAGACCCAGATAAAATCAATGAG TTCAACCAAGTTCGCGCTGACATGATGGAAATCTACAGCCAGAGTAAGGTCTGCCGGTCAGATGCTCCAACTGATTGCTATAATTTGGATCCAG GCTTGGACAATATAATGGCTTCTTCCGATGATTACGACGAACTTGTGTGGGCGTGGCAAGGATGGCGGGATGAAGTGGGCGTGGCCAATAACGACCTTTACATTCGCTACGTAGAACTCTCCAATGAAGTTGCTGTTGCAAACG GTTTTCCAGACAAAGGAGCTATGTGGAGAGATAACTACGAGATGGGAGATGATATTATTGATGTCGCCTATGATATCTATAACACTATACTACCACTTTATAAACAATTACACACATACGTACGCAGAAAGCTGCACAAAGTCCACGGTGAGAACATTGATCTCAAAGGCAGGTTACCGGCTAATGTCTTAG GTGATATGTGGGGGCGCTTTTGGGGGAACATTTACCGAAATGTCGTCCCTTACCCGGACAGACCAAACATTGACGTAACAGATGCAATGGTAGATCAG AATTACACTGCTGAAGAAATGTTCCGTTTGGCTGACAGTTTCTTCACATCCATGGACCTGATAGCTGCTCCCCAAGAGTTTTGGGATGAATCCATGATTGTCCGTCCTGATGACAGAGATGTGGTTTGTCATGCGACGGCTTGGGACTTCTCAAACCGAAAAGATTTCAG GATTAAAATGTGCACCGACGTAACCATGGACGACCTGTTGACCATACATCATGAGATGGGTCACATTCAGTATTACTTACAGTACGTAGATCAACCCATATCATTTAGAAGCGGTGCCAACATCGCGTTCCATGAAGCAGTGGGTGAGGTCATGACCTTATCCGTAGCAACGCCTGACCACTTGCAAAAGATTGGTCTTCTTGAACAAGGTGTTAACGATCCAG AAACTGAAATAAACTTTTTGCTGAAGATGTCACTGAGTACTATAGGTACCCTACCGTTCAGCCTAGCCCTGGAGCAGTGGAGGTGGGATGTATTTAGCGGAGAAGTCAACTCTGCTAATTGGATGAAGAGATGGTGGGACTTGAA ACACGAGTTAGTTGGAGTCAAGGCACCAGTTGATAGAACAGAGGATGATTTTGATCCGGGAGCAATGTTTCACATCGTCGGGGATTATTCCTTTATGAG GTACTACATGAGAACGATCATACAATTTCAATTCCACAAGGCTATGTGTGATGCGAAGAACCACGATGGGCCCTTGCATACCTGCGACATTTACAACTCGCCAGAAGCGGGAGATAAACTTGG GAGCATGCTTCAATTAGGAAGCAGCCAACCTTGGCCTGATGCAATGGAACAGATTACTGGACAAAGAGACATCAAAGCAGACGCCATTATGGAATATTTCAGTCCGCTTAACACTTGGTTGCAAGAGCAAAACAAGTTAATGGATGAACAGATTGGATGGGAAGAAG CTCCAGGAGCTGCTACTAGGACCGTCTTTTACATCATAACTcttatcaccatggcaacagttGCACTCATCCTACTTTGA